A genomic window from Pseudonocardia broussonetiae includes:
- a CDS encoding MmcQ/YjbR family DNA-binding protein — MTHEELVAHCLAKPCAVPDSPWENDLVAKVGGKIFAFLGDGAGGGTLGVKCGRDADEAAELRLRFPDAVTVSAYIGRHGWNTVRLGVTPGPDDDELRELVDASYDAVVAKLPKRLRP, encoded by the coding sequence GTGACCCACGAGGAGCTCGTGGCGCACTGCCTGGCGAAGCCGTGCGCCGTCCCGGACAGCCCGTGGGAGAACGACCTGGTCGCCAAGGTGGGCGGCAAGATCTTCGCGTTCCTGGGTGACGGGGCGGGCGGGGGCACCCTGGGCGTCAAGTGCGGCCGCGACGCCGACGAGGCCGCCGAGCTGCGCCTGCGCTTCCCCGACGCCGTCACGGTCTCGGCCTACATCGGGCGCCACGGCTGGAACACCGTCCGGCTCGGCGTCACGCCCGGCCCCGACGACGACGAGCTGCGCGAGCTCGTCGACGCCTCCTACGACGCGGTCGTGGCGAAGCTCCCGAAGCGCCTGCGGCCCTGA
- a CDS encoding RNA polymerase sigma factor, whose product MSAQVEHRADGTDGEQGLQEQPHAEDPRVDEPSADAPGASGSGPEAGDEPAPAEAPTTVAEAPTSAADVPDGSGEPPTAYAPTAYAAPASGGSPVADPYAPTAYAPVPHTSGPHTPGPHTPAPYQPYAPASGGSAPVVVQDAPAPSPASLRIDFGAHLEANYQRLVAQLYAITLDAGEAHDVVQDAYSRAWRKWSEIRVGPDPTGWIRRVAVRSTQRGWRRVLERVGLARTRPVGDGDARTAALLGALGRLTIAERRAVVLFHMVGMSRRDIASLEQVPAETVRDRLRRAHQVVSEGMADELPSVLGVAPAYDDPYTPHAGAERQY is encoded by the coding sequence GTGAGCGCGCAGGTCGAGCACCGCGCGGACGGGACCGACGGCGAGCAGGGGCTCCAGGAGCAGCCGCACGCCGAGGACCCGCGCGTGGACGAGCCCTCCGCCGACGCCCCCGGTGCTTCCGGCAGCGGCCCGGAGGCCGGCGACGAGCCCGCTCCCGCCGAGGCGCCCACCACCGTCGCCGAGGCCCCGACCAGCGCGGCCGACGTCCCCGACGGCTCCGGCGAGCCCCCCACCGCCTACGCCCCGACGGCGTACGCCGCCCCCGCCTCCGGCGGGTCGCCGGTCGCCGACCCGTACGCGCCCACGGCGTACGCGCCGGTCCCGCACACCTCCGGCCCGCACACGCCCGGCCCGCACACCCCTGCGCCGTACCAGCCCTACGCCCCGGCGTCCGGCGGCTCGGCGCCGGTCGTCGTGCAGGACGCCCCGGCCCCGTCCCCGGCCTCGCTGCGCATCGACTTCGGTGCGCACCTGGAGGCCAACTACCAGCGCCTGGTCGCCCAGCTCTACGCGATCACGCTCGACGCGGGCGAGGCGCACGACGTCGTCCAGGACGCGTACTCGCGGGCCTGGCGCAAGTGGTCGGAGATCCGCGTCGGCCCCGACCCCACCGGCTGGATCCGCCGCGTCGCCGTCCGCTCCACGCAGCGGGGCTGGCGCCGGGTCCTGGAGCGCGTCGGGCTCGCCCGCACGCGGCCCGTCGGCGACGGCGACGCCCGCACCGCGGCCCTCCTCGGCGCCCTCGGGCGCCTGACCATCGCCGAGCGCCGCGCGGTCGTGCTGTTCCACATGGTCGGCATGTCCCGGCGCGATATCGCGTCCCTCGAGCAGGTCCCCGCGGAGACCGTCCGCGACCGCCTCCGGCGCGCCCACCAGGTGGTGTCCGAAGGCATGGCCGACGAGCTGCCGAGCGTGCTCGGCGTCGCCCCGGCCTACGACGACCCCTACACGCCCCACGCGGGTGCGGAGAGGCAGTACTGA
- a CDS encoding DUF402 domain-containing protein produces MGPVHPPKTATFDVPARLNVDTKGHVREVDEYRETPFGLYMSRAMVARPTAHWMQTWLLPDLGLAVTDWWWNPGHERDQDFYLDVCDVVRDGHRWLLTDHYLDIVVRTGLDSTVIDVDEFVGAVACGVLDPGAAETAMHRTHRAVDGLAAHGHDLDAWLGSLGVVLTWRERPGPGWRGVS; encoded by the coding sequence ATCGGGCCCGTGCACCCGCCGAAGACCGCGACCTTCGACGTCCCCGCCCGGCTCAACGTCGACACCAAGGGCCACGTGCGCGAGGTGGACGAGTACCGCGAGACGCCGTTCGGGCTGTACATGAGCCGCGCGATGGTGGCCCGCCCCACGGCGCACTGGATGCAGACGTGGCTGCTGCCCGACCTCGGGCTCGCCGTGACCGACTGGTGGTGGAACCCCGGCCACGAGCGCGACCAGGACTTCTACCTCGACGTGTGCGACGTCGTGCGCGACGGCCACCGGTGGCTGCTCACCGACCACTACCTCGACATCGTGGTCCGCACGGGGCTCGACTCGACCGTGATCGACGTCGACGAGTTCGTCGGCGCGGTGGCCTGCGGGGTGCTCGACCCGGGCGCGGCGGAGACGGCGATGCACCGCACCCACCGCGCGGTCGACGGCCTGGCCGCGCACGGGCACGACCTCGACGCCTGGCTCGGGAGCCTGGGCGTCGTCCTGACCTGGCGGGAGCGGCCGGGCCCGGGGTGGCGCGGCGTCAGCTGA
- a CDS encoding LysR family transcriptional regulator, with protein sequence MDVQRLRVLRELADRGSVTAVAAALSFTPSAISQQLRALAEEVGTALTEPAGRGLRLTDAGRVLAAEAEEVLAALARAEAAVEGLRTTPRGLVRVALFPSAARMMLAGVLARLDAAPGVEVACRDVDMSPAAVVALTADFDVVVTHRDEHGPGTAPGRHVVPLLREPLDVVLPPGHRLARRRRLRLDELAGESWISVEVGWPVDDVLRSLAVRTGTAPRVVQRINDFSVTEELVAAGRGIALLPRYSTDDRGGRRLVRRPLAGVRAARLVEAVLRPSAAARPAVRTVLDALVAEAAAITSRAG encoded by the coding sequence ATGGACGTCCAGCGGCTGCGGGTGCTGCGCGAGCTCGCCGACCGCGGGTCGGTCACCGCCGTCGCCGCCGCCCTGTCGTTCACGCCCTCGGCGATCTCGCAGCAGCTCAGGGCGCTGGCCGAGGAGGTCGGCACGGCGCTGACCGAGCCCGCCGGGCGCGGCCTGCGTCTCACCGACGCCGGGCGGGTGCTCGCCGCCGAGGCCGAGGAGGTGCTCGCCGCGCTCGCCCGCGCCGAGGCGGCCGTCGAGGGGCTGCGGACGACGCCGCGCGGGCTGGTGCGCGTGGCGCTGTTCCCGTCGGCCGCGCGGATGATGCTGGCCGGGGTGCTGGCCCGGCTCGACGCCGCGCCGGGCGTCGAGGTGGCGTGCCGCGACGTCGACATGAGCCCGGCCGCCGTCGTCGCCCTCACCGCCGACTTCGACGTCGTCGTGACCCACCGCGACGAGCACGGGCCCGGCACCGCGCCCGGCCGGCACGTCGTGCCGCTGCTGCGCGAGCCGCTCGACGTCGTGCTCCCGCCCGGGCACCGGCTCGCGCGCCGGCGCCGGCTGCGCCTCGACGAGCTGGCCGGCGAGTCGTGGATCAGCGTGGAGGTGGGCTGGCCCGTCGACGACGTGCTGCGCTCGCTCGCGGTGCGCACCGGCACCGCGCCGCGGGTCGTGCAACGGATCAACGACTTCTCGGTCACCGAGGAGCTCGTCGCGGCCGGGCGCGGGATCGCGCTGCTGCCCCGCTACTCCACCGACGACCGCGGCGGGCGGCGGCTGGTCCGCCGCCCGCTGGCCGGGGTGCGGGCCGCCCGGCTGGTGGAGGCGGTGCTGCGGCCCAGCGCGGCCGCCCGCCCGGCCGTGCGGACGGTGCTCGACGCGCTCGTGGCGGAGGCGGCCGCGATCACCTCGCGGGCCGGCTGA
- the uvrB gene encoding excinuclease ABC subunit UvrB, whose translation MAFATEVPGSARDHGQHEGDLPLAHSEHRPVGDIPRTGGKFEVVSPYDPAGDQPAAIEELEKRIRGGEQDVVLLGATGTGKSATTAWLIERLQRPTLVMAPNKTLAAQLANELRDMLPNNAVEYFVSYYDYYQPEAYIAQTDTYIEKDSSINEDVERLRHSATHNLLSRRDVVVVASVSCIYGLGTPQSYLDRSVQIAVGDTIDRDTLLRALVDVQYTRNDLAFNRGTFRVRGDTVEIIPAYEELALRIEFFGDEVESLYYLHPLTGDVVRQVDELRIFPATHYVAGPERMEQAVRGIEKELEERLAQLEGQGKLLEAQRLRMRTQYDLEMIRQVGFCSGIENYSRHIDGRGPGTAPATLIDYFPDDFLLVIDESHVTVPQIGGMYEGDMSRKRNLVEFGFRLPSAVDNRPLTWEEFADRIGQTVYLSATPGNYELSRTGGEFVEQVIRPTGLVDPQVVVKPTKGQIDDLVHEIRERSERDERVLVTTLTKKMAEDLTDYLLELGIRVRYLHSEVDTLRRVELLRQLRLGEYDVLVGINLLREGLDLPEVSLVAILDADKEGFLRSGTSLIQTIGRAARNVSGEVHMYADKITDSMRHAIEETDRRRAKQIAYNTEKGVDPQPLRKKIADILDQVYKEAEDTEVVPIGGSGRNQSRGKRAAGEAGRASSGVVSGRDTKSMPRAELADLVQSLTDQMLAAARDLQFELAGRLRDEIADLKKELRGMDAAGIR comes from the coding sequence GTGGCATTCGCAACCGAGGTTCCCGGCAGCGCACGTGATCACGGGCAGCACGAGGGTGACCTGCCGCTCGCGCACTCCGAGCACCGCCCGGTGGGCGACATCCCGCGCACGGGCGGGAAGTTCGAGGTGGTCAGCCCGTACGACCCGGCGGGCGACCAGCCCGCGGCCATCGAGGAGCTGGAGAAGCGCATCCGCGGCGGCGAGCAGGACGTCGTGCTGCTGGGCGCCACCGGCACGGGCAAGTCGGCCACCACGGCCTGGCTGATCGAGCGGCTGCAGCGGCCGACGCTGGTGATGGCGCCGAACAAGACGCTCGCCGCCCAGCTGGCCAACGAGCTGCGCGACATGCTGCCGAACAACGCGGTCGAGTACTTCGTCTCGTACTACGACTACTACCAGCCCGAGGCCTACATCGCGCAGACCGACACCTACATCGAGAAGGACTCCTCGATCAACGAGGACGTCGAGCGCCTGCGCCACTCGGCCACGCACAACCTGCTGTCCCGGCGCGACGTCGTCGTGGTCGCGTCCGTGTCCTGCATCTACGGCCTCGGCACTCCCCAGTCCTACCTCGACCGGTCGGTGCAGATCGCGGTCGGCGACACGATCGACCGCGACACGCTGCTCCGCGCCCTGGTCGACGTCCAGTACACGCGCAACGACCTCGCGTTCAACCGCGGCACGTTCCGGGTGCGCGGCGACACCGTCGAGATCATCCCGGCGTACGAGGAGCTGGCGCTGCGGATCGAGTTCTTCGGCGACGAGGTGGAGTCGCTGTACTACCTGCACCCGCTCACCGGTGACGTCGTCCGCCAGGTCGACGAGCTGCGCATCTTCCCGGCCACCCACTACGTCGCGGGGCCGGAGCGGATGGAGCAGGCCGTCCGGGGCATCGAGAAGGAGCTCGAGGAGCGGCTCGCGCAGCTGGAGGGCCAGGGCAAGCTGCTGGAGGCGCAGCGGCTGCGCATGCGCACCCAGTACGACCTGGAGATGATCCGCCAGGTCGGGTTCTGCTCGGGCATCGAGAACTACTCGCGCCACATCGACGGCCGCGGCCCCGGCACGGCGCCCGCCACGCTGATCGACTACTTCCCCGACGACTTCCTGCTGGTCATCGACGAGTCGCACGTCACGGTGCCTCAGATCGGCGGCATGTACGAGGGCGACATGTCCCGCAAGCGCAACCTCGTCGAGTTCGGGTTCCGGCTGCCCTCGGCGGTCGACAACCGGCCGCTCACGTGGGAGGAGTTCGCCGACCGCATCGGGCAGACGGTGTACCTCTCGGCCACCCCGGGCAACTACGAGCTCTCCCGCACCGGCGGCGAGTTCGTGGAGCAGGTCATCCGGCCCACCGGCCTGGTCGACCCCCAGGTCGTGGTCAAGCCGACCAAGGGCCAGATCGACGACCTGGTGCACGAGATCCGCGAGCGCTCCGAGCGCGACGAGCGGGTCCTGGTCACCACGCTGACGAAGAAGATGGCCGAGGACCTCACCGACTACCTGCTCGAGCTGGGCATCCGGGTGCGCTACCTGCACTCGGAGGTCGACACGCTGCGCCGCGTCGAGCTCCTGCGCCAGCTCCGCCTCGGCGAGTACGACGTGCTGGTCGGCATCAACCTGCTCCGGGAGGGCCTCGACCTGCCCGAGGTGTCGCTGGTGGCGATCCTCGACGCCGACAAGGAGGGCTTCCTCCGGTCGGGCACCTCGCTGATCCAGACGATCGGCCGCGCGGCGCGCAACGTGTCCGGCGAGGTGCACATGTACGCCGACAAGATCACCGACTCGATGCGGCACGCGATCGAGGAGACCGACCGCCGCCGCGCGAAGCAGATCGCCTACAACACCGAGAAGGGCGTCGACCCCCAGCCGCTGCGCAAGAAGATCGCCGACATCCTCGACCAGGTCTACAAGGAGGCCGAGGACACCGAGGTGGTGCCGATCGGCGGGTCGGGCCGCAACCAGTCGCGCGGCAAGCGCGCGGCGGGGGAGGCGGGCCGGGCGAGCAGCGGGGTCGTGTCGGGGCGCGACACGAAGTCGATGCCGCGGGCGGAGCTGGCCGACCTCGTGCAGTCGCTCACCGACCAGATGCTCGCCGCGGCCCGCGACCTGCAGTTCGAGCTGGCCGGGCGGCTGCGCGACGAGATCGCCGACCTGAAGAAGGAGCTGCGCGGGATGGACGCCGCCGGGATCCGGTGA
- a CDS encoding glycosyltransferase 87 family protein, which translates to MTVTEEAGARAPVLLRDPRRILPFTVPLLALVLTGLVVHTGGRHIDLEVYRFGVQAWLSGGDMYGPLPETSGHIALPFIYPPFAALLMTPLAVVPWVVAWPALLALSVLALGGTLYAFARRLWPSGGRGGALSTASIALPLALAVTPGYAIDFDTPVEGYPYALDPVLQTIEFGQVNLLLMALVALDCLVDHPRWPRGMLIGIAAAVKLTPAAFVLFFLLRRDYRAAAVAALSGLVATAAGFAVAPRESLAFWLGNPTGGVSGSPFFTNQTVQAVLVRAGVDGTARTVAWLALSAALLALVVPVVRRAPAPLALVAVAGVALLASPTSWSHHWVWVAPALLVAAASAWRARSAGWGLVTVLAATVFVVAPHRLGLPRAGEAELGWTVWQQVVGSTYVWFTALLLVVLFLRWRRA; encoded by the coding sequence GTGACGGTCACCGAGGAGGCGGGCGCGCGGGCGCCGGTCCTCCTGCGCGACCCGCGCCGGATCCTGCCGTTCACGGTTCCGCTGCTGGCGCTCGTGCTGACCGGGCTGGTCGTGCACACCGGCGGGCGGCACATCGACCTCGAGGTCTACCGCTTCGGCGTGCAGGCCTGGCTGTCGGGCGGCGACATGTACGGCCCGCTGCCCGAGACCTCCGGGCACATCGCGCTCCCGTTCATCTACCCGCCGTTCGCGGCGCTGCTGATGACGCCGCTCGCGGTGGTGCCGTGGGTCGTCGCGTGGCCGGCGCTGCTCGCGCTGTCGGTGCTCGCGCTGGGCGGCACGCTCTACGCCTTCGCCCGGCGGCTGTGGCCCTCGGGCGGGCGCGGCGGGGCGCTGTCCACCGCCTCGATCGCGCTGCCGCTCGCGCTGGCGGTCACGCCCGGCTACGCGATCGACTTCGACACCCCGGTCGAGGGCTACCCCTACGCGCTCGACCCGGTGCTGCAGACGATCGAGTTCGGGCAGGTCAACCTGCTGCTCATGGCGCTGGTCGCGCTCGACTGCCTGGTCGACCACCCGCGCTGGCCGCGCGGGATGCTCATCGGCATCGCCGCCGCCGTCAAGCTGACGCCGGCGGCGTTCGTGCTGTTCTTCCTGCTGCGCCGCGACTACCGGGCCGCGGCCGTCGCCGCGCTGTCCGGACTCGTCGCCACCGCCGCCGGGTTCGCCGTGGCGCCCCGCGAGTCGCTCGCGTTCTGGCTCGGCAACCCCACCGGCGGCGTCAGCGGCTCGCCGTTCTTCACCAACCAGACCGTGCAGGCCGTGCTGGTGCGGGCCGGCGTCGACGGCACCGCGCGCACGGTCGCCTGGCTGGCCCTCTCGGCCGCGCTGCTCGCCCTCGTGGTGCCGGTGGTCCGCCGCGCGCCCGCGCCGCTCGCGCTCGTCGCCGTCGCCGGGGTGGCGCTGCTCGCGTCGCCGACGTCGTGGTCGCACCACTGGGTGTGGGTCGCGCCCGCGCTGCTGGTCGCGGCCGCCTCGGCCTGGCGGGCCCGGTCGGCCGGGTGGGGGCTGGTCACGGTGCTGGCCGCCACGGTGTTCGTCGTCGCCCCGCACCGGCTCGGGCTGCCGCGCGCCGGGGAGGCCGAGCTCGGCTGGACGGTGTGGCAGCAGGTCGTCGGCAGCACCTACGTGTGGTTCACGGCGCTGCTGCTGGTGGTGCTGTTCCTGCGGTGGCGGCGGGCGTGA
- the coaE gene encoding dephospho-CoA kinase → MLRVGLTGGIGSGKSTVARRLVARGAVLVDSDVLAREVVAAGTDGLAEIVAAFGEEVLGPDGGLDRPALASVVFGDADARARLNAIVHPRVRAASDALIAAAPADAVVVQDVPLLVEGGMAPFFPLVVVVHTEAEERVRRLVEQRGMPEADARSRIAAQVDDDARRAAADVWLDNSGAPDALEAVVDALWDERLVPFEANLRRGEAVRTTEAVLVDPDPDWPAHAARLAARVSAAAGGREVAHTGSTAVPGLPAKDVIDLQLAVGSLDEVAGFRGALEAVGFPWRPEVDHDNPKSPGAAWPKLYHGTADPGRRTHLHIREIGSPGWRYALLFRDWLRADREAREEYLAVKRRAASESGGDGPRYADLKEPWFDGAADRAEAWAVSSGWVPSLA, encoded by the coding sequence ATGCTGCGCGTGGGGCTGACCGGGGGTATCGGATCGGGCAAGTCGACGGTCGCGCGGCGGCTCGTCGCCCGCGGGGCCGTCCTCGTCGACTCCGACGTGCTGGCCCGCGAGGTCGTCGCCGCCGGCACCGACGGCCTGGCCGAGATCGTCGCGGCCTTCGGCGAGGAGGTCCTCGGCCCGGACGGGGGGCTCGACCGGCCGGCGCTGGCGTCCGTCGTCTTCGGCGACGCCGACGCCCGCGCCCGGCTCAACGCGATCGTGCACCCGCGGGTGCGGGCCGCGTCCGACGCGCTGATCGCCGCCGCTCCGGCCGACGCCGTGGTCGTGCAGGACGTGCCGCTGCTCGTCGAGGGCGGGATGGCGCCGTTCTTCCCGCTGGTCGTCGTCGTGCACACCGAGGCGGAGGAGCGCGTGCGGCGGCTGGTGGAGCAGCGGGGGATGCCCGAGGCGGACGCGCGCTCGCGGATCGCCGCCCAGGTCGACGACGACGCGCGCCGCGCCGCCGCCGACGTGTGGCTCGACAACTCCGGCGCCCCCGACGCGCTCGAGGCCGTGGTCGACGCGCTGTGGGACGAGCGGCTGGTGCCGTTCGAGGCGAACCTGCGCCGCGGGGAGGCCGTCCGCACGACGGAGGCCGTGCTCGTCGACCCCGACCCGGACTGGCCGGCGCACGCCGCGCGGCTCGCGGCGCGGGTCTCCGCGGCCGCGGGCGGGCGTGAGGTCGCGCACACCGGTTCGACCGCCGTGCCCGGCCTGCCCGCGAAGGACGTGATCGACCTGCAGCTCGCCGTCGGGTCGCTCGACGAGGTGGCCGGGTTCCGCGGGGCGCTCGAGGCCGTCGGCTTCCCGTGGCGGCCCGAGGTCGATCACGACAACCCCAAGTCGCCGGGCGCCGCCTGGCCCAAGCTGTACCACGGCACCGCCGACCCCGGTCGTCGCACGCACCTGCACATCCGCGAGATCGGCTCACCCGGTTGGCGGTACGCGCTGCTGTTCCGTGACTGGCTCCGCGCCGACCGGGAGGCCCGGGAGGAGTACCTCGCGGTGAAGCGGAGGGCCGCCTCGGAGTCGGGGGGCGACGGGCCGCGCTACGCCGACCTCAAGGAACCCTGGTTCGACGGGGCCGCCGACCGCGCGGAGGCCTGGGCCGTATCGTCGGGGTGGGTTCCCTCGTTGGCCTGA